The DNA segment CTGCGCGGAGCCGCCGTAGCTGTCGACCTCGTTGATCGGCTCCTTGTTGAGGAAGGTGTCGTAGCTGAAGAAATCGGTGCTGAGCGCTCCGCCCACGCCGAACACCGCAGCGGCAGTGGGGCCGGCGACCAGCGTGCTGACGACGCAGCAGATCTCGTCGATGCGCTGATAGTCGCCGATCAGGCGAATGGTAAGGTCTTCCGTCGGTTCGAACAGGAGCTGCCCGCGCGCGGTCCAGCGGTTGCGATCGGAGATGTCGCGGTCGAGATTGACGATTTGTCCGTACCCGTCGCGGCGGTTGAAGCTGCCGTCGAGCGAAAAGGCGATGTTCTCGGTCAGCGGACCGGTGACGTCGCCACGCAGGGTGAAGGCGTTGTAATTGCCATAGGTCGCTTCCACCGAGCCGCCGAATTCGAACTGCGGCGCGCGGGTGATGACCGAGATCACGCCCGCCGAGGCATTCTTGCCGAACAACGTCGATTGCGGGCCGTTCAGCACCTCGATCCGCTGCACATTGGCAAGGTCGTTCAATGAGGAGGCCGAGCGTGAGCGGAACACGCCGTCGATGAAGACGCCGACCGACGGCTCGATCCCGAAGTTGTTGTCGCCGTTGCCGAAGCCGCGGATGATGAAGGTGGAGGAGGAGGAATTCTGAAGCTGGCTGACGCGCAGCGAGGGGGTCACGGTCTGCAGGTCGAGCACGTCGCGGATCTGCGCATTCTCGAGCGTTTCGGCCGTGGTCACGCTGACCGACACGGGGGTTTCCTGCAGCGTCTGCTCGCGCTTGGTGGCCGTGACGACGATTACGTTGGCGGTGCTCTCGTCCTCGCCGGCGGAGAAGCCGTCGTCATCGCCATCGGTATTTTCGGAGCTCTGCGACTGCTGTTCGGGCTGCTGCGCCTGCGCCTGCAGCGCGGTCACGGGGGTCACGGCAACGCCGGCGAGCAGAAGCGCGCGGGCGGCGGGGGTGGCGGCAAAGCGCATGATGATCCTCTCCTGTCGGGCGGCCGCCTGGTTCCACGCGCGGTCCGCCGAAGGCTCAAGCGATAGAGCGGTTAACGGGCAGGCTCAATTGGTTGCGCGGTCTTGTCCCAAATGGATGCGGCGGGGCGTGGCCTTCCCGCCACAGTGGCGGGGTCCGGCAGCTTGCCGCTGCGGGTCCGCTCGGCTAGGGGCGCGCGCGATCCGAGGCGGCGAACGCCGGCCCCCAACCCCCATCTCCCGAAAGCCCATATGTCCCGCTCGTTGCGCAATATCGCTATCATCGCCCACGTCGATCACGGGAAGACCACTCTCGTCGATCAGCTTTTCCGTCAGTCGGGCACCTTCCGCGAGAACCAGCGGGTGGAAGAGCGGGCGATGGATTCGGGCGATCTCGAGAAGGAGCGCGGGATCACTATCCTCGCCAAATGCACCAGCGTCGAATGGGAGCCAAAAGACGGTCAGCCCGGCGAGACCACGCGGATCAATATCGTCGATACCCCCGGCCACGCCGATTTCGGTGCCGAGGTGGAGCGCATCCTCAGCATGGTCGACGGCGTCATCCTGCTGGTCGATGCCGCCGAAGGGCCGATGCCGCAGACCAAGTTCGTGACCGGCAAGGCGCTCGCGCTGGGCCTGCGCCCCATTGTCGTCGTCAACAAGATCGACCGCTCCGATGCGCGCCCGCAGGAGGTGCTGGACGAGGTCTTCGACCTCTTCGCCAGTCTCGATGCCACCGATGCGCAGCTCGATTTCCCCAGCCTCTGGGCAAGCGGGCGCGACGGTTATGCGAGCGAGGACGAGACCGCACGCTCAGGCGATCTCACCCCGCTGTTCGAGCTCATCGTCCGCCACGTCCCCGCCCCCGGCCTCGACGCGCAAGCCCCCTTCGCCTTCCTCGCCACGCTGCTCGATCGCGACCCGTTCATGGGCCGGGTGCTCACGGGCCGCGTCCAGGCGGGGCGGATCCGCATCAACGATCCGATCCGCGCGCTCGACGGCGACGGGAAGGTGGTCGAGACCGGCCGCGCGACCAAGCTGATGAGCTTTCGTGGGCTCGAGCGCGTTCCGGTGGAAAGCGCCGAGGCGGGCGAGATCATCGCGCTCGCGGGCCTGGAGAAGGCGACCGTCGCCAACACCATCGCCGCGCCGGAAGTGACCGAGCCGCTTCCCGCGCAGCCGATCGACCCGCCGACGCTCGCGATGCGCTTTGCCGTCAACGACAGCCCGCTGGCGGGCCGCGAAGGCGACAAGGTGACGAGCCGCATGATCCGCGACCGGCTGCTGCGCGAGGCGGAAACCAATGTCGCCATCCGCGTGACCGAGAGCGCGGACAAGGACAGCTACGAAGTCGCGGGACGCGGCGAACTGCAGCTCGGCGTGCTGATCGAGACCATGCGCCGCGAAGGCTTCGAGCTCGGCATCAGCCGCCCGCGCGTGCTGTTCCGCGAGGAGAACGGCGAGAAGCTTGAGCCCTATGAGACGGTCGTCATCGATGTCGACGACGAATACTCGGGCACGGTGGTCGAGAAGATGCAGCGCCGCAAGGCCGAGCTCACCGACATGCGCCCCAGCGGCCAGGGCAAGACCCGCGTGACCTTCTCCGCCCCCAGCCGCGGGCTCATCGGCTACCACGGCGAGTTCCTCTCCGACACGCGCGGCACCGGGATCATGAACCGGCTGTTCGAACGCTACGGCCCGCACAAGGGCCCGATCGAGGGGCGGATCAACGGCGTCCTCATCTCCAACGCCACGGGGGAAGCGGTGGGCTATGCGCTCAACAGCCTGGAGGAGCGCGGCGTGCTCTTCGTCAGCCCGCAGGAGAAGCTCTACGAAGGCATGATTATCGGCGAAAACGCCAAGCCCGAGGATCTCGAGGTCAACCCCCTCAAATCCAAGCAGCTCACCAATTTCCGCTCGACCGGCAAGGACGATGCGATCCGGCTGACCCCGCCGCGGATCATGACGCTGGAGCAGGCGATTGCCTATATCGACGACGACGAGATGGTGGAGGTGACGCCTCAGTCGATCCGCCTGCGCAAGGCGATCCTGGACCCGCATGAAAGGAAGAAAGCCCGGCGCGCGGCGAGCTAAGCGAAGCTTGGCGACCCTGCGCGCCGCGGCCGGCCTGCTGCGCAGCGGACAGGTTCGACGTCATGGGATTCACTCCCATGACGGCCCTGTGCCGCAAGAAAGCGGGACCGCGGGTCACGCCCGGGGTGACGAGGGAGTGCTAGCTGCTGCCCACGCCCCACCGGTCCTCCCCATCGACTTGCGATGGGGAGGAAAGGGATGCGCCTACAAGACCGCCGACGCCGCCTGGCGGACCTTTTCGCCGGCGCCGAAATATTTCCCGGTCTCTTCCTGATAACGCTGGGTCAGGAACGCGCTCATGTCCGCATCGATCGTCTCGGCGACTTCAGGGAACCACGAGCTTTCTTCCTGATAGACGTGCTGCTGCACGGCGGCCTGGATGTGCTCCAGCTTCTCGCGCCATTCCTGGCTCATCGGGTCGAGCTGTTCGAGCAGGGCGAACTGAACTTTCGTCATCGCCTGTTCTTCGTACGCCATGGTGGCGTGCGCCTTGCCGTCGTGCTGCGAGACGGCCGGATAGATCACCGCTTCTTCGGCCATCGAATGACCGGTGAGGAGCGCGCCAAGCTTTTTCGCCGCCGCCCGGCGGCTCTCCGATCCGTCCGAGTTCATCGCTTCGCCGAACGCGTCCTCGATCTGACGGTGATGGACGAGGATCTGTTCGAGCCAGCCATGACGCCCAGCCAGCATCTGCGCCTTGCGGCGGGC comes from the Qipengyuania sediminis genome and includes:
- the typA gene encoding translational GTPase TypA; this translates as MSRSLRNIAIIAHVDHGKTTLVDQLFRQSGTFRENQRVEERAMDSGDLEKERGITILAKCTSVEWEPKDGQPGETTRINIVDTPGHADFGAEVERILSMVDGVILLVDAAEGPMPQTKFVTGKALALGLRPIVVVNKIDRSDARPQEVLDEVFDLFASLDATDAQLDFPSLWASGRDGYASEDETARSGDLTPLFELIVRHVPAPGLDAQAPFAFLATLLDRDPFMGRVLTGRVQAGRIRINDPIRALDGDGKVVETGRATKLMSFRGLERVPVESAEAGEIIALAGLEKATVANTIAAPEVTEPLPAQPIDPPTLAMRFAVNDSPLAGREGDKVTSRMIRDRLLREAETNVAIRVTESADKDSYEVAGRGELQLGVLIETMRREGFELGISRPRVLFREENGEKLEPYETVVIDVDDEYSGTVVEKMQRRKAELTDMRPSGQGKTRVTFSAPSRGLIGYHGEFLSDTRGTGIMNRLFERYGPHKGPIEGRINGVLISNATGEAVGYALNSLEERGVLFVSPQEKLYEGMIIGENAKPEDLEVNPLKSKQLTNFRSTGKDDAIRLTPPRIMTLEQAIAYIDDDEMVEVTPQSIRLRKAILDPHERKKARRAAS
- a CDS encoding hemerythrin domain-containing protein, coding for MPGGVIGWAKQTHGASAMSFLDRIAAAVAPTADAEERAEARRKAQMLAGRHGWLEQILVHHRQIEDAFGEAMNSDGSESRRAAAKKLGALLTGHSMAEEAVIYPAVSQHDGKAHATMAYEEQAMTKVQFALLEQLDPMSQEWREKLEHIQAAVQQHVYQEESSWFPEVAETIDADMSAFLTQRYQEETGKYFGAGEKVRQAASAVL